The window GATCCACGAAGTGGCCACGTTCACCGGAACGACGAGCAGAACCCTGCGTCACTACGACGCGATCGGGCTGCTGCCGCCGACCCGCGTGGGCGGCAACGGATACCGGCGGTACGACGAGAGCGCGCTCGTGCGGCTGCAGCGCATTCTGCTGCTGCGCGAACTCGGGCTCGCGCTGCCGCAGATCGCCGAGGTCCTGGACCGTGAGACGTCGGAACTGCGCGCACTGAGCGCGCATCTCGACCTGCTGCGGCAGGAGAAGTCGCGTCTGGACCGGCAGATCGCCGCCGTCTCGTCGACGATCGATGCTCTGAAAGGAGGGGAGAAACCCATGGCAGAGAAGATGTTCGACGGATTCGACCACACGCAACACCGTGACGAGGTCACCGAGCGCTGGGGCGCCGACGCGTATGCGCGTGGCGACAGCTGGTGGCGCGGAATGACCGACTCGGAACGGGCCGCATGGCAGCAGCAGGTCGCCGACCTGAACGCCGGGTGGCGGGATGCCGCATCCCGCGGCATCGCGACCGACTCGGCCGAGGCCCAAGCACTGGCAGAGCGCCACGTGCAGTGGCTGCGCGGCATTCCGAGCACGCCGGCAGCGGCATCCGGTGGTGACGTGAAGGCATACGTGCTCGGTCTGGGCGACATGTACGTCGCCGACCCGCGGTTCGCCGCCAACTACGGCGGGGCCGATGGCGCGACGTTCGTGCGCGACGCGCTCGGCGTCTATGCACAGGCGCGGCTCTAGCTACTTCGGGTCGGGTGCACACGACCCGAAGCTAGGCTGGCGGCATGCCCGATCCCGTCGCGTTCCTGCGCTCGTGCGCCCTGGGCACGCGGGTGACGGTGCGTCGACGGGTCGATGACGGATGGACCGACGCGCTCGGCTATCTGCGTGAGCTCACGCCCGAGGCGTGTGTCGTCGAGACGCGTCGCGGCATGGTCACGGTGCCCCTGGAAGCGGTGACCCACGCGATCCGCGTGCCCGAACCGCCCCCGCGCCGCGCACGCTGAGTCGTGCATCGCGGCCGGGTGGAGTGCCTCAGCGGCGAGCGGACGCGCGCTCGCCGACGAACCGCGCGCGGCCCGCGAAGATGCCGGTGATGAAGATGCCGACGCTCACGATCAGCAGAGCGATCAGCGGCCACTCCCACGAGCCGGTCGCATCGTGCAGCGCCCCCACGAGGATGGGGCCGAATGCCGCGATGAGATAGCCGACCGATTGCCCCATGCCCGACAGCGCGGCGGCCTGGTGGTGGTTGCGCGTGCGCAGGCCGAACAGCGAGAGGGCGACGGTGATCGACGCCCCGCCGGCGGCCCCGAGGAAGATCACCCAGACGACCCCCAGCGCGGGCAGCAGCAACTGCCCGCCGACGCCGACGAACACGAGAAGGGCTGCGACCGCGGCCAGACCGCTCTGGGCGCGAAGCCGGTGCAGCAGTGCGGCGGCCGTGAGGCTGCCGACGATGCCGAAGCCCTGGAAGATGAACTGGTGCCAGCCGGCGCCGGTGATGGACAGTCCCCCCTCGTGTTCGACGGTGGGCCACCAGGTGACGGCGGTGTAGTAGATCGTCGACTGCAGGCCGAGGTAGAGAGTGACCATCCACGCGAGCGGCGAGCGCCACATCGCCCCGACGTGGACGGGGTCGGCCGGGGCATCCGTGCTGTCGACGGCAGCGGCATCCGCCCTCTTCGATGAATGGTGTGCGCGCAGCTGCGGCAGGAACACCGCGAACCCGATGAGAGCAAGGGCCGCCCAAATTCCCAGCGACAGGCGCCACCCTGCACCGGTCATGCCCGCGATCGGCACCGACAGGCCTGCGGCCAGGGCCGCTACTCCGCTCTGCAGGGCGGAGTAGAACCCGGTCATCTGCCCGACCCGGTCGGGATACTCGCGCTTGATGAGGGCGGGCAAAAGCACGTTGATCATGGCTATCGCCGCGCCCAGGATCGCCGTGCCCACCCAGATGGCGCCGGGCAGCGGCACCGAACGCAGCACGATCGCAGCGGCGAGCACGAGCAGCGAGCCGCCGAGGGCCGGCTCCAGACCCACGCGGCGGGCGATGCCGGGAGCGATCGGGGAGATGACGGCGAATCCGATGACGGGAAGGGCGACAAGGAAGGATGCCGCGGTGCCGCCGATCTGAAGATCGGAGCGGATCTCGCCCAGCACGGGGCCGACCGAAGTGATGCCGGCGCGCAGATTCGCTGCCAGTAGCAGGACGCCGGCCAGGACCAGTCCGGCTCGGAGCGCGCGCTCGCGGGGGACCGGTGGCGGCGCAGAAGACATGGATTCAGGCTATGCCCGGGCTGTGCAGGCAGGCGAATCGATACGACGGCAGTCGGCACAGCCCGGCGCACGCACCGTGCGCCGGCCCCGACGGGACCGGCGCACGTGCCTGGGGCTCAGACGGATCAGGTGCGGTTGCGCCCGCTGATGACCCGGAAGAGGAACGCGATCAGTGCGATGACGGCGACGACCACGGCCACCCACAGCAACCAGTGCAGCGCGGCGTTGAGCCCGCTGAAGATCGCGACGATGATGGCGATGATGAGGATGATGATCAAGCCGATGTTCATCCGAGTGCCTCCTTGTTCGGCGGCGCCGCAACCGGCACCGGGCGATGTTGTGCCACTGTGCACCACTGCGGGCGCCCAGGGCTACCCGCTTGACGCGCATTCCCGGCGATGGTATGCCGGGCCGGCCGCGTCAGTCCGGCCTCCGGGTGAGCATGGATGCTCCGGCTCGTCAACCCCTCGACCCCTCCTTGCGCTGCGGGTTACCGTGACCGAAACAGAAGGAGACATCATGCCCAGAGGACGTGCCTCGAACAGCCTGAAGAATCCCGACATGTATGACGAACTGCGCAAGGACGGCGCCTCGCAAGAGAAGGCGGCCCGCATCTCGAATGCTGCCGCGAAGGAGGGCAAGAAGAGCGTCGGACGCCGGGGCGGTGAGGCGAAAGATTATGAAGACCGCACTGTCGGCGAGTTGAAGGACCGCGCGAAAGAACTCGGCCTGCACGGCTATTCCGACAAGCGCAAGTCTGAGCTCATCGACATGCTGCGCAACCACTGACGAGAATGCCGCGCCCGAAGCGGGTGCTCGGCGGATCGCGCGAGGCGGCTGGGCTGCGCCGGCCGGTGCGATCTCGGGACCTGCACAGCGGCCCGTGAAATACTGTGCGCCGTACGGCCTCGCGCGGCCGTGTTCCACCTCATGCTCGAAGGGCACCCGTGTCGAAGCTTGCCGTCCTCAGCCTGCGCAATCGCGCTTTGATCGCGCTGATCACGATCATCGCCGCCGTCTTCGGATCGATAGCTCTGGTCAATCTCAAACAAGAGCTGATCCCCTCCATCGAGTTCCCGCAGCTGATCGTCGTCTCGACGTATTCGGGGGCCTCGCCCGAGGTCGTCTCCAACGACGTGTCCGACCCCATTGAGCAGGCCATCCAGGGCGTTCCCGGGCTTGAAGAGACCAGCGCGACAAGCACGACGAACTCGTCGATCGTGCAGGCGCAGTTCACGTACGGCACGAACCTCGCCACGGCCGAGCAGAAGATCAGCCTCGCGATCAACCGCATCAAGACCACCCTGCCCGACGGCGTCGATCCGAACGTGATCTCGGCCTCGATCGACGACTTCCCCGTGATCCAGCTGGCGGTGACCGGCTATGACGACGAGCAGACCGTGCAGTCACGGCTGCAGAACACTGTTGTGCCCGACCTTGAAGACATCGACGGGGTCAACGCCGCGCAGATCGTGGGCGGACGCGGTCAGCGGGTGACGATCACACCCGATACCGACAAGCTCGCCAAGGCCGGCTTCACCACCCAGGCGATCAGTGACGCGCTGAAGCAGAACGGCCTGCTCTTTCCCGGTGGCGACATCACCGAGGGTGATCAGACCCTCACCGTGCAGACCGGCTCGAAGCTCGACTCGGTCGACCAGATAGAGAAGCTGCCCCTGGTGCCCGGCTCGGCTGCCCAGCTCGCTGCCGGGGCGACCACGATCGCCGATGTCGCCGACGTGGCGTTGGAACGCGACCCGGTGACCACCATCTCGCGCGTGGACGGCAAAGACGCCCTGACTCTGGCGATCACGAAGCTGCCGTCGGCGAACACCGTCGATGTCTCCACAGCCGTGCGCGATGCCCTGCCCGAACTGCAGAAGCAGCTCGACGGCGCGCAGTTCACCGTCGTGTTCGATCAGGCGCCCTACATTCAGCAGTCGATCGACTCGCTCGCACAAGAGGGTCTGCTCGGCCTGCTGTTCGCGGTGATCATCATCCTGATCTTCCTGCTGTCAGTGCGCTCCACCCTCGTCACGGCGATCTCTATCCCGACGAGTGTGCTGATCACGTTCATCGGCATTCAGGCGTTCGGCTATTCGCTGAACATCCTCACCCTGGGCGCCCTGACGATAGCCATCGGGCGGGTGGTCGACGACTCGATCGTGGTGATCGAGAACATCAAACGACATTACGTCGACGGGGCCGACAAGCTGCAGGCCATCACCCGCGCCGTGCGTGAGGTGGCGACGGCCGTGTCGGCATCGACGCTGACCACTGTCGCGGTCTTCCTGCCGATAGCGTTCGTCGGCGACATGACCGGCGAGTTGTTCCGGCCGTTCGCCCTCACCGTGACCATCGCCATGGTCGCCTCGCTGGTGGTGGCACTGACGATAGTGCCCGTGCTGGCGTACTGGTTCCTCAAGCCGGGCAAGCAGCTGCTCGACGCTGACGGAAACGCGGTCGATCCCGAGGCGCCCGAGGCCCCGCCCTCGCGGTTGCAGAGGGGCTATCTGCCGATTCTGCGGTGGACCCTGAAGCATTCGGGCGTCACCGTGCTGATAGCGCTGCTGGTGCTGGGCGGCACCATCGCGTTGGCGCCCTTGATGAAGACGAACTTCCTCGGCGACTCGGGGCAGAACACGTTCACGATGACGCAGGACCTCGGGCCGGCGGCATCCCTGAACACCGAGAACGCCGCGGCGAAGAAGGTCGAAGCAGCGATCAAGGATGTCGCCGGCATCGACACCGTGCAGACCTCGATCGGTTCGAGCGGCTCGGCGCTGCGCGATGCTTTCGCCGGCGGCGGCAGCGGCGTGACCTACTCGATCACCACCGACACCGACGCCGATCAGGAGCAGGTGCGCGCCGACGTCGAAGACGCCGTCGCGGGGCTGAAGGATGTCGGAACCGTCACGATCTCGGCGGCACAGGGCGGTTTCGGCTCGAGTGACGTCGAGATCGATGTGACCGCGCCCGACGGCAAGACGCTGCAGACAGCGACCGACGCCGTCGTCGATGCGGTGCAGGGCAAGGACGGCATCGGCCAGGTCACGACGAACCTCTCGGCCTCGCTGCCGTACATCTCGGTGTCGGTGGATCGCGACAAGGCCGCCGAGCTCGGTCTGAGTGAGGTGGCGGTGGGCAGCCTCGTCTCGAACACCATGCGTCCGCAGCAGCTCGGCGCGATCGAGATCGATGAGCGAAGCGTCACGGTGTATCTCGCGGCCGCCGACGAGCCCGACTCGATCGCCGCCCTCAAGAAGATGCAGGTCGCCTCGGCGACCGGTCCGGTGCGACTCGACAAGGTCGCCACGATCGAGAAGGCCAACGGGCCGACGTCGATCTCGTCGCAGCGCGGCGTGCGCACCGCCACGGTGACGGTCACCCCCGCGACCGATGACTTGACCGCGGCATCCGCCACCATCGACGAGGCGCTGAAGACGGCAGACCTGCCCACGGCGGCTGACGCGTCGATCGGTGGCGTGCTCTCGCAGCAGACCACTGCGTTCTCGCAGCTGGGCCTGGCGATGCTCGCGGCGATCCTGATCGTCTACGTCGTGATGGTGGCGACCTTCAAGTCGCTGCGCCAGCCCCTGCTGCTGCTGGTGTCGGTGCCGTTCGCGGCGACCGGCGCGATTCTGCTGCAGCTGATCACCGGCGTGCCGCTGGGCGTGGCATCCCTCATCGGCGTGCTGATGCTGATCGGCATCGTGGTCACGAACGCGATCGTGCTCGTCGACCTCGTCAACCAGTACCGCACGAAGGGGTTGTCGGCCCATGACGCGGTCATGGCCGGCGGTTCCCGGCGACTCCGGCCGATTCTCATGACGGCGCTGGCGACGATCTTCGCGCTCACACCCATGGCGCTGGGCATCACCGGCCACGGCGGATTCATCTCGCAGCCGCTGGCGATCGTGGTGATCGGCGGCCTCGTCTCGTCGACGGTGCTGACGCTGCTCGTGCTGCCCACCCTGTACAACCTGGTCGAGGGCGCGCGCGAACGGCGGGCGGCTCGACGTGGGGAGAAGGTGGCGGATGCCGCCGGCCCGGCCGTCGTCGTGACCGGGCAGGGCGCGGCCGAGACGGTGGGCGCGGCCGAGACGGTGGGCGCGCTGCCCGCCGCGCCGGCGGTGCACCAGGTGGCCTCGCGGCGGCCGCGCCGCGAGCACTGAGCTGTCGCGCGCGGGGCTGTCTTGTGCAGGGGTGCCTCGTGCCGGGGTGACTCGTGCCGGGGTGCCTCGCGCAGGGGTGCCTCGCGCAGGGGTGCCTCGTGCTGGGGTGACTCGTGCCGGGGTGCCTCGTGCTCGCGGCGCTCGGCGCCGAGCATGCGGTGCAGGCGCGCGGCGAACACGCCGAGCCACGTGAAGATCAAGGTGAACGCCAGAAGCTCGAACGACGTGAGCGTCATGCCGTGGAACAGGTACACGATCGTCGAGATCACCAGCGTGCTGCCCAGCAGGTAGGTGAACACCATCAGACGCGTCGAATAGTGCCGGCGGCGGATGACGACGGTGATCAGAACGCCCAGGAACGAGAAGATGATGCCGTCGGCGGCGCGCTCGTGCAAGAACTGGTTGACATTGACCGGGAAGAACCCGACACCGGCCAGATGAGCACCCGCGCAGGCGAGCAGCACACTCAGCTTGCCGGAACGGGGAACGCCGCGCAGGTCTTGCAGGGCGTGCATCTCGTGGCGCACCTGCAGGGCGAAGCCGAGAAAGAGCATTCCCACCACTGTCATCGTCAGGTTGAAGGTGTGTCCGGAGAAGTCGCGGAAGGTGCCGAGCTCGCTGAACTGGGTGTGCAGCCACGTGGTGTCGTTGCTCGTCATCATCGACACCGCCGTTCCGGCCACGAGCAGCGCCGTCACCAGGGTCGCCCATTGCGGGCTCGTCAGGCGGCGCAGGCCGGGCAGTGTGATGCGCAGGCCGGGCAGTGTGACGCGTAGCGCCGACGTCGGTGCGGTCTGTGCCGTCGATACCCCGATCGACATCTTTCCCCCTCGAAGCGCCCCACTCGCCCGAGTCCCCAGACCTGATCCGTGTGTCGCGCCGGATGCAGTCCCTTCCAGCCCCCAGCGTGACGGCATCAGCCGTCGAGAAGAATGGTATTAGGGTGCGCTGGGTATCGCATCACCGAGGGCGCGGATTGACGCCGCGTTGCGCGTGCCGGTAGTGGTCGCCCCCTGGTCGGGCGGTTCGCGAGGGCACCGCGGGGCGCGTGCTCTTCGCACCCTTCGGGAGTTCCCCCATCGGCCATCGACCCTCGGCCCAGCCGAGGAGATATGCCCGGGCGAGGACCGTCATCGCCCATTTCGCCCTCTCCTCGGCCTTTCTCCTCGGCCCGGCCGAGGGCGGGGCTCGCTGCGGGGCCGATACGGCGCTCGGCGGCGCCCTTGCCAAGGCGGCTGGACAACGGGGGAGACGTGACCGGGCTTCCTCCCAGGTGCTGTCGATATGGTTGAGCGGTCGGCTCAGGGCAAAATGTGGGTTTGTGTGCTCAGGGGGCCGATGATGGGCGCCGCTCGGCGTGCATGACCATCATCAGAATGGCCCCGGCCGACGGACGTCCGGGTTGCCCGGGCGTGCGCTCGGGCGCTGTTCTCGTGCAAGAGAACCCAGAAGGACCATGCCCAAGAACAAGAAGCCGGCCGGAGGCCGGCCCGCTCGCAATTTCGATCCCCGCTATGCGGCGAAGACGAAGTACCGCCCCGGGGAGTCATCGGCCGGCAAGGCCGGCAGCCGCAGCCCGGGTCACCGCGGATATCGCGCTGCCGAGTCCGAGACCGCGGCGCCCAAGCGTCGCTGGACCGCGCAGGAGAAGGCCGGTCGCGACGAGTCGCGCGCCATTCGCGACGGTCGCAGCGTGCGCCGCGACGACCGCGGGTACCAGGCGGGCTCGGGTCAGCGTTCGTCGTCGTACCGCGACGACCGCGTGCCGCGCCAGGACGACCGTGGTTTCGGTGACGCGCGGCGTGACAGCCGTCCGGTGCGACGCGATGATCGTGGTGCACGGGGGAATGACCGTGCGACTCAGCGTGATGACCGTGGCTTCCGTAACGACCGGGCTCCGCGTCGTGATGACCGTGCGCCTCAGCGTGATGACCGTGGCTTCCGTGGTGACCGCGCTCCGCGTCGTGACGACCGTGCGTCTCAGGGTGATGACCGCGGCTTCCGTGATGACCGTGGCTTCCGTAACGACCGGGCTCCCCGTCGTGATGACCGTGCGCCTCAGGGTGATGACCGTGGCTTCCGTAGTGACCGGGCTCCGCGTCGTGACGACCGTGCGCCTCAGGGTGATGACCGTGGCTTCCGTAGTGACCGCGCTCCGCGTCGTGATGACCGTGCGCCTCAGCGTGATGACCGTGGCTTCCGTAGTGACCGGGCTCCGCGTCGTGACGACCGTGCGTCTCAGGGTGATGACCGTGGCTTCCGCAATGACCGTGCGCCGCGTCGTGATGACCGCGCTCCGCGCACTGATCGGCCCGCGTTCCGTGACGACCGCGCGCCCCGCACCGACCGCCCTGCGTACCGCGACGACCGCGGCTCGCGCCGTACCGATGATCGCCCGGCGCGGTTCCGCGATGCCCCCGCGCACGCCGCCCGGCCTGATCGCCGCTCGTTCGACCGCAGCGACCGTGGCGACCGCCGCGATGACCGCCGCTCGTTCGACCGTCACGACGCCCCGCGCCGCGACCACGCCGCCGCGGCCCGCCACGAAGAGCACATCGATGTCGTGCACGAGCGGCTGCAGGCGCAAGCCGTCGAGGCCGATGCCGGGGCGACGGCATCGTTCTCCGACCTCGGCCTGGGCGAGAACATCGTGCGTGCGCTCGCCGGAATCGGGGCGGAGCATCCCTTCCCCATCCAGGCGGCGACGATAGCCCCGATTCTGGCGGGCAAGGATGTCTTGGCACGCGGGCGCACCGGTTCCGGCAAGACGATAGCGTTCGGTGCACCACTGGTCGAAGCGGTCCTGCGCGCCAAGGCGGGCATGAAGCGCGCGTTCGGGCGATCGCCTGCGGCGCTGATCCTCGCCCCGACGCGCGAGCTTGCGTTGCAGATCGACCGCACGGTGCAGCCGATCGCTCGCAGTGTCGGCCTTTTCACGACACAGATCTACGGCGGTGTGCCCCAGGCGCGCCAGGTCGGTGCGCTCAAGAAGGGCGTCGACATCATCATCGGCACGCCCGGTCGCATCGAAGACCTGCAGGAGCAGGGCAAGCTCGACCTGTCGCAGGTGCATGTCGTGGTGCTCGACGAGGCTGACCACATGTCGGAGCTCGGCTTCCTCGAGCCGATGCAGCGCATTCTGCGACTGGTCGCCGACGGCGCCCAGAAGCTGCTGTTCTCGGCGACCCTCGACCGTGAGGTCGCGGCACTCGTGGACGAGTTCCTCGTCGATCCGGCCGTGTACGAAGTGGCCGGTGAGGACCAGGACTCGGGAACCATCGACCACCAGGTGCTCGTGATCGACCACCGCGACAAGGCCGAGATCCTCAACTCCCTCGTCGACCGCGCCGGCAAGACGCTCGTGTTCTCGCGCACCCGCGCCTACACCGAGATGCTCGCCGAGCAGTTCGAAGAGGTCGGCATTCGCGCGGTCGCGCTGCACGGTGACCTGAATCAGGCCAAGCGCAGCCGCAACCTGCAGCGGTTGACCGACGGCAAGGTGAACGTGCTGGTGGCAACGGATGTCGCGGCCCGCGGCATCCACGTCGACGACATCGACCTCGTGGTGCAGGCCGACGCCCCCGGTGAGTACAAGACGTATCTGCACCGCTCGGGCCGTACCGGTCGCGCCGGACGCCCCGGCACGGTCGTCACGCTCGTGCCCCGGCAACGCCAGCGCCGGATGGCCGAAATGCTCGAGCACGCCGAGATCGAGGCACCGTTCACCCCGGTGCGTCCGGGCGACGATCTGCTCGAAGAACTCAGCGGGCGTCAGGTCGATCCCACGGCCTGACCGCGGGCGGGATGCCGCAGGCGCCGATCGAGCGGAACCCCTGGTGGGTATTCCGCTCGACGGCGTACTCTGCCAGGATGGTGCGAACGTGTTTGTAAGGGTGGCTTCCTAACACCGCCACGAGCACGGCCCAGGACCCGACCCGGGCGCACCCCCGACCGAAGGAGCTTGTGAAGTGAGCCCCCGCGCTTCCCTGCTGGCGATGACTGCGGTCTGCGCCGTGGTCGTCGGCCTGGCCGCGGCATCCCCCGCCACCGCCTCGGTGACTGCCGCCGCGAGCGACGACGGCGCGTCGACACCCACGCCCACCACCACCGTCAACGGGTACCGCAACGTCGGCTATTACGGCGCCTGGCAGGCGAGCGGCGACGCCAAGGCGACGCTGAAGACGCTGTTCGTCGACACCGCGACCGCGCAGAACATCACGCATCTGAACTACTCGTTCGGCAACATCGCCGGCTCACAGCAGGCCCTGGATGCCGCGCGCGCCGACGGCGCGAAGGGGCTCGACGACGTCGACCCGTACACGTGCTTCATCTCGGATGCCGCGGCTCCGGCTGCCGGCGAGACCGATGCCGCCGGCGATGCCGACGACGACTTCGTGCGTGCATACACCGCCGACGATTCGGTACTGGGCGTCGCCGACACCAAGACGCAGAAGCTCGCCGGAAACTTCAATCAGCTGCGGGAGTTGAAGCGCCTGTACCCCGACCTGAAGGTGAGCATCTCGCTGGGCGGGTGGTCGTGGTCGAAGTCGTTCTCGAAGGCCGTCGCCACCGAGGAGGTCCGCGCCAAGCTCGCCTCGAGCTGCATCGACCTGTACATCAAGGGTAATCTGCCCACCATTGACGGCCGGGGCGGCAATGGCGCCGCTTCCGGCATCTTCGACGGCATCGACATCGACTGGGAGTGGCCGGGCGCACCCGACTGGGCGCAGGAGGTCGGCAACTCCATCGACCCTGCCAATGATGCGGCCCACATGCTGGCGTTCGTGAAAGAGTTGCGCGCTCAGCTCGATACGCTCGCGACGACGACCCACCGTGACTACGAGCTCTCGGCGTTCCTTCCCGCCAGCCCCACCGTCATCACCGCCGGTGGATGGAGCGCTCCCGAGCTGTTCCAGTACCTCGACTACGGCAATCTGCAGGGCTACGACCTGTGGGGCACCTGGTCGCAGACCACCGGTCATCAGGCGAACATCGTGGGCGATCCGGCCGAGAACTGGGGGCTGGGACTGGACACCATCGTCGCGTCGTACAAAGACGCCGGCGTCGATCCTGCGCAGTTGAACCTGGGCGTGCCCGCATATGGGCAGGGGTGGAAAGATGCCCAAGCCCAGCCGTGGACGGCGGCGACCGGCATCGGCCAGCAGTCGTGGGATCAGCTGAAGGCTCGCAAACTCGAGATCCATCACGACTACGCGGCCGATGGGCATTACACAGCGACCTGGGGATATGACCCGGTGGCGCGGGAGTTCTGGTCGTTCGACGATCCGTTCTCGGTCGCCGAGAAGACCCGCTGGGCGATTCGGCAGGGTGTGGGCGGCGTCGACGTCTGGGAGCTCAGCCAGGACCTCGACGGCGATCTGTCTGCGGCATCCGCCGCCGTCATGCGCAAGGCCGACGACGGACCGGTGGCCGGAACCGCGCTCGTTTCATGCGGACACACTCCGGATGCCGCGGCGAAAGCGTGGAACGCGCAGACCACCTACGATCGCGGTGACCGCGTGTACTACGGCCGTCACGTGTACGAAGCGCTCTGGTACACGAAGGGTCAGCACCCGGGCTACTCGAACGTCGGGGCGTGGAGCACGCTGACCGCGTGCGGCGTTGATCCGGCGACGGTGCAGGAGTGGCACGCCGACACCGTCTACGACACCGGCGACAAGGTGCTCTACAAGGGCACGACCTATGTTGCGCAATGGTGGACGCGCGATCAGAAGCCCGATGTGCTGTGGGGGCCCTGGCGGGCCGAGTAAGTGCGGTGATCGAGCCCGATCACACCATCGCGAGCCGGTCCACGAGCAGCCTCACCCTCTGCGCGGCGTCTCCCGGCAGCAGCCGGCCGGCTCGGGTCAAGGTCGCCAGTCCGTGCAGAGATGCCCAGAACACCTCGGTGAACTGCCCTGGGTCGACGCCGTCACCGGCGACCTCGCCCAGGGTGTCCCGCAGTGCGGCGAAGGCGTCCTTGAGAGGTTCTGGGGTCTCTTCCTGTGCGTATGCGAGGCCGCCGTCGAGCTGGAACAAGGCGTCGTAGACAGCCGGATTACCCGCAGCGAAGTCCAGGTAGGCGTGAGCGAGCGCGGCGACTCGGGCTCGTGGGTTGTGGGCGGCTGCGGTCGCGGTCCGCACGGCCGCCGCCATCTCGGCAGCGCCCTCGAGAGCGACGGCACCGACGATCTCACGCTTGCCGCGAAAGTGGCTGTACAGGACGGGCTGGCTGTATTCGATGCGCTCGGCGAGCCGGCGCGTGGTCACTGCGTCCCACCCCTGCTGTTCGGCGAGCTTGCGAGCGGTCGCCACGATGAGTTGTTCCCGCTTTGCACGTTCTCGCTCTTTGCGCTCCTGCACGGACATGACCAGATTCTAGCACCGCTAGACAAACAAGCGCCAGAAGAGCTAGCGTTGCAGGAAGAACTAGCAACACTAGATT is drawn from Microbacterium protaetiae and contains these coding sequences:
- a CDS encoding glycosyl hydrolase family 18 protein, giving the protein MSPRASLLAMTAVCAVVVGLAAASPATASVTAAASDDGASTPTPTTTVNGYRNVGYYGAWQASGDAKATLKTLFVDTATAQNITHLNYSFGNIAGSQQALDAARADGAKGLDDVDPYTCFISDAAAPAAGETDAAGDADDDFVRAYTADDSVLGVADTKTQKLAGNFNQLRELKRLYPDLKVSISLGGWSWSKSFSKAVATEEVRAKLASSCIDLYIKGNLPTIDGRGGNGAASGIFDGIDIDWEWPGAPDWAQEVGNSIDPANDAAHMLAFVKELRAQLDTLATTTHRDYELSAFLPASPTVITAGGWSAPELFQYLDYGNLQGYDLWGTWSQTTGHQANIVGDPAENWGLGLDTIVASYKDAGVDPAQLNLGVPAYGQGWKDAQAQPWTAATGIGQQSWDQLKARKLEIHHDYAADGHYTATWGYDPVAREFWSFDDPFSVAEKTRWAIRQGVGGVDVWELSQDLDGDLSAASAAVMRKADDGPVAGTALVSCGHTPDAAAKAWNAQTTYDRGDRVYYGRHVYEALWYTKGQHPGYSNVGAWSTLTACGVDPATVQEWHADTVYDTGDKVLYKGTTYVAQWWTRDQKPDVLWGPWRAE
- a CDS encoding TetR/AcrR family transcriptional regulator; this encodes MSVQERKERERAKREQLIVATARKLAEQQGWDAVTTRRLAERIEYSQPVLYSHFRGKREIVGAVALEGAAEMAAAVRTATAAAHNPRARVAALAHAYLDFAAGNPAVYDALFQLDGGLAYAQEETPEPLKDAFAALRDTLGEVAGDGVDPGQFTEVFWASLHGLATLTRAGRLLPGDAAQRVRLLVDRLAMV